One genomic region from Buteo buteo chromosome 12, bButBut1.hap1.1, whole genome shotgun sequence encodes:
- the MOCS1 gene encoding molybdenum cofactor biosynthesis protein 1 isoform X6 produces the protein MELQSSERGRFLLQHAVPFSAFLTDSFGRQHKYLRISLTEKCNLRCQYCMPEEGVQLTPKSELLTAQEIITLARLFVKEGVEKIRLTGGEPLIRPDVVDIVGQLYKLEGLKTIAVTTNGINLTRLLPRLKEAGLNAINISLDTLVPAKFEFIVRRKGFHKVMEGIHKATELGYRPVKVNCVVMRGFNEDELLGFVDFTKDLPLDVRFIEYMPFDGNKWNFKKMVSYKEMLDTIKQQWPELEKLTCETSSTAKSYKVPHFQGQISFITSMSEHFCGSCNRLRITADGNLKVCLFGNSEVSLRDHLRSGASEEELVQIIGAAVGRKKKQHAGMFNISQMKNRPMILIEPALMSFPLCQDALQFPANSKQWGHTFSHWLTLRTSLPKQMGKAFMKNKLTGQPFLLGSHPEQQWHIMTGILQTQLRGCCVFQTDPSSTFDTKCLEASSVGQVSVDYQSKEASPGSEFCTRDLGSCTKVPRASHSLTHTDEEGRATMVDVGGKPDSRRSAVAGAVVCLGQKAFGMVRQNQVKKGDVLAVAQIAGIQGAKLTSQLIPLCHNIPLNHVEVSLSLDESRYAVVIRSSCQTWGRTGVEMEALTAASLAALTVYDMCKAVTHEIVIEEVKLLSKTGGQRGDFSRV, from the exons ATG GAACTGCAAAGCTCAGAAAGAGGACGCTTTCTACTGCAACATGCTGttcccttctctgcttttttgacGGACAGCTTTGGGCGTCAGCACAAATACTTGCGAATTTCTTTGACTGAGAAATGCAACCTCAGGT GTCAGTATTGTATGCCAGAGGAGGGTGTTCAGCTGACCCCTAAATCAGAGCTACTTACTGCTCAGGAGATAATCACCCTAGCCAGACTGTTTGTGAAAGAAGGTGTAGAGAAGATCCGACTGACAGGAGGAGAGCCACTTATCCGTCCTGATGTGGTTGATATTGTGG GTCAACTGTACAAGCTAGAAGGGCTTAAAACCATTGCTGTCACAACCAATGGGATCAACTTAACCAGACTGCTGCCCCGACTGAAGGAGGCAGGACTGAATGCCATTAACATTAGCCTGGATACTTTGGTCCCAGCTAAATTTGAGTTCATTGTCCGGAGGAAAG GCTTTCACAAGGTAATGGAAGGAATCCACAAAGCCACTGAACTTGGCTACCGTCCTGTTAAG GTAAACTGTGTGGTGATGCGAGGCTTCAATGAGGATGAACTGCTGGGCTTTGTGGATTTCACAAAGGATCTGCCCCTTGATGTGCGGTTCATAGAATACATGCCCTTTGATG GCAATAAATGGAACTTCAAGAAGATGGTGAGCTACAAAGAAATGCTTGATACAATTAAACAGCAATGGCCTGAACTGGAGAAATTGACCTGTGAAACTTCCAGCACAGCCAAG AGTTATAAGGTGCCACATTTCCAGGGACAAATTAGCTTTATCACCTCCATGTCAGAGCACTTCTGTGGATCCTGCAATCGTCTGAGGATAACAGCAGATGGGAACCTAAAG GTGTGCCTTTTTGGGAATTCAGAAGTGTCCTTGAGAGATCACCTACGGTCAGGTGCCTCAGAGGAAGAGTTGGTTCAAATCATTGGAGCAGCAGtgggcagaaaaaagaaacagcatgctG gcATGTTTAACATTTCCCAGATGAAAAACCGGCCAATGATCCTGATTG agcCTGCATTGATGTCATTCCCACTATGCCAAGATGCCCTACAGTTTCCGGCAAATTCAAAACAGTGGGGCCACACATTTAGCCATTGGCTGACTTTGAGAACAAGTTTACCCAAACAAATGGGAAAAGCGTTTATGAAAAATAAGCTTACAGGACAACCTTTCCTACTAGGATCTCACCCAGAGCAACAGTGGCATATAATGACAGGAATTCTACAAACCCAGCTCAGAGGCTGCTGTGTCTTCCAGACGGACCCAAGCTCCACGTTTGACACAAAGTGCCTTGAGGCTTCTTCTGTTGGCCAAGTTTCTGTGGACTATCAGTCCAAAGAGGCAAGTCCAGGATCTGAATTCTGTACCAGGGATTTGGGATCTTGCACCAAGGTACCTCGTGCCTCTCACAGCTTGACTCACACTGATGAGGAAGGACGGGCCACAATGGTTGATGTTGGAGGGAAGCCAGATTCAAGAAGAAGTGCTGTTGCTGGTGCTGTGGTCTGCCTGGGGCAGAAGGCATTTGGGATGGTGAGGCAGAACCAGGTGAAGAAAGGGGATGTGCTGGCAGTAGCCCAGATTGCAGGAATTCAGGGAGCCAAACTGACCAGCCAGTTGATCCCATTGTGTCACAACATCCCCCTAAACCATGTTGAGGTGTCCTTGAGTCTGGATGAGTCCAGATATGCAGTGGTGATTCGAAGCTCCTGTCAGACCTGGGGGAGGACAGGTGTGGAGATGGAAGCTCTAAcagctgccagcctggctgcccTGACTGTGTATGACATGTGCAAAGCAGTTACTCATGAAATTGTGATCGAAGAGGTGAAGTTGCTTAGTAAGACaggtgggcagaggggagacTTCTCAAGGGTCTAG
- the MOCS1 gene encoding molybdenum cofactor biosynthesis protein 1 isoform X8 has protein sequence MAAVWGRRGGPALLRGILRAASGRACSSGAPVRAPSAAAQVEQGHYVTASLQTKILKELQSSERGRFLLQHAVPFSAFLTDSFGRQHKYLRISLTEKCNLRCQYCMPEEGVQLTPKSELLTAQEIITLARLFVKEGVEKIRLTGGEPLIRPDVVDIVGQLYKLEGLKTIAVTTNGINLTRLLPRLKEAGLNAINISLDTLVPAKFEFIVRRKGFHKVMEGIHKATELGYRPVKVNCVVMRGFNEDELLGFVDFTKDLPLDVRFIEYMPFDGNKWNFKKMVSYKEMLDTIKQQWPELEKLTCETSSTAKSYKVPHFQGQISFITSMSEHFCGSCNRLRITADGNLKVCLFGNSEVSLRDHLRSGASEEELVQIIGAAVGRKKKQHAGMFNISQMKNRPMILIGG, from the exons GTTGAACAAGGACACTATGTGACCGCTTCCCTGCAGACTAAGATATTAAAG GAACTGCAAAGCTCAGAAAGAGGACGCTTTCTACTGCAACATGCTGttcccttctctgcttttttgacGGACAGCTTTGGGCGTCAGCACAAATACTTGCGAATTTCTTTGACTGAGAAATGCAACCTCAGGT GTCAGTATTGTATGCCAGAGGAGGGTGTTCAGCTGACCCCTAAATCAGAGCTACTTACTGCTCAGGAGATAATCACCCTAGCCAGACTGTTTGTGAAAGAAGGTGTAGAGAAGATCCGACTGACAGGAGGAGAGCCACTTATCCGTCCTGATGTGGTTGATATTGTGG GTCAACTGTACAAGCTAGAAGGGCTTAAAACCATTGCTGTCACAACCAATGGGATCAACTTAACCAGACTGCTGCCCCGACTGAAGGAGGCAGGACTGAATGCCATTAACATTAGCCTGGATACTTTGGTCCCAGCTAAATTTGAGTTCATTGTCCGGAGGAAAG GCTTTCACAAGGTAATGGAAGGAATCCACAAAGCCACTGAACTTGGCTACCGTCCTGTTAAG GTAAACTGTGTGGTGATGCGAGGCTTCAATGAGGATGAACTGCTGGGCTTTGTGGATTTCACAAAGGATCTGCCCCTTGATGTGCGGTTCATAGAATACATGCCCTTTGATG GCAATAAATGGAACTTCAAGAAGATGGTGAGCTACAAAGAAATGCTTGATACAATTAAACAGCAATGGCCTGAACTGGAGAAATTGACCTGTGAAACTTCCAGCACAGCCAAG AGTTATAAGGTGCCACATTTCCAGGGACAAATTAGCTTTATCACCTCCATGTCAGAGCACTTCTGTGGATCCTGCAATCGTCTGAGGATAACAGCAGATGGGAACCTAAAG GTGTGCCTTTTTGGGAATTCAGAAGTGTCCTTGAGAGATCACCTACGGTCAGGTGCCTCAGAGGAAGAGTTGGTTCAAATCATTGGAGCAGCAGtgggcagaaaaaagaaacagcatgctG gcATGTTTAACATTTCCCAGATGAAAAACCGGCCAATGATCCTGATTGGTGGGTGA
- the MOCS1 gene encoding molybdenum cofactor biosynthesis protein 1 isoform X2, with amino-acid sequence MAAVWGRRGGPALLRGILRAASGRACSSGAPVRAPSAAAQVEQGHYVTASLQTKILKELQSSERGRFLLQHAVPFSAFLTDSFGRQHKYLRISLTEKCNLRCQYCMPEEGVQLTPKSELLTAQEIITLARLFVKEGVEKIRLTGGEPLIRPDVVDIVGQLYKLEGLKTIAVTTNGINLTRLLPRLKEAGLNAINISLDTLVPAKFEFIVRRKGFHKVMEGIHKATELGYRPVKVNCVVMRGFNEDELLGFVDFTKDLPLDVRFIEYMPFDGNKWNFKKMVSYKEMLDTIKQQWPELEKLTCETSSTAKSYKVPHFQGQISFITSMSEHFCGSCNRLRITADGNLKVCLFGNSEVSLRDHLRSGASEEELVQIIGAAVGRKKKQHAEPALMSFPLCQDALQFPANSKQWGHTFSHWLTLRTSLPKQMGKAFMKNKLTGQPFLLGSHPEQQWHIMTGILQTQLRGCCVFQTDPSSTFDTKCLEASSVGQVSVDYQSKEASPGSEFCTRDLGSCTKVPRASHSLTHTDEEGRATMVDVGGKPDSRRSAVAGAVVCLGQKAFGMVRQNQVKKGDVLAVAQIAGIQGAKLTSQLIPLCHNIPLNHVEVSLSLDESRYAVVIRSSCQTWGRTGVEMEALTAASLAALTVYDMCKAVTHEIVIEEVKLLSKTGGQRGDFSRV; translated from the exons GTTGAACAAGGACACTATGTGACCGCTTCCCTGCAGACTAAGATATTAAAG GAACTGCAAAGCTCAGAAAGAGGACGCTTTCTACTGCAACATGCTGttcccttctctgcttttttgacGGACAGCTTTGGGCGTCAGCACAAATACTTGCGAATTTCTTTGACTGAGAAATGCAACCTCAGGT GTCAGTATTGTATGCCAGAGGAGGGTGTTCAGCTGACCCCTAAATCAGAGCTACTTACTGCTCAGGAGATAATCACCCTAGCCAGACTGTTTGTGAAAGAAGGTGTAGAGAAGATCCGACTGACAGGAGGAGAGCCACTTATCCGTCCTGATGTGGTTGATATTGTGG GTCAACTGTACAAGCTAGAAGGGCTTAAAACCATTGCTGTCACAACCAATGGGATCAACTTAACCAGACTGCTGCCCCGACTGAAGGAGGCAGGACTGAATGCCATTAACATTAGCCTGGATACTTTGGTCCCAGCTAAATTTGAGTTCATTGTCCGGAGGAAAG GCTTTCACAAGGTAATGGAAGGAATCCACAAAGCCACTGAACTTGGCTACCGTCCTGTTAAG GTAAACTGTGTGGTGATGCGAGGCTTCAATGAGGATGAACTGCTGGGCTTTGTGGATTTCACAAAGGATCTGCCCCTTGATGTGCGGTTCATAGAATACATGCCCTTTGATG GCAATAAATGGAACTTCAAGAAGATGGTGAGCTACAAAGAAATGCTTGATACAATTAAACAGCAATGGCCTGAACTGGAGAAATTGACCTGTGAAACTTCCAGCACAGCCAAG AGTTATAAGGTGCCACATTTCCAGGGACAAATTAGCTTTATCACCTCCATGTCAGAGCACTTCTGTGGATCCTGCAATCGTCTGAGGATAACAGCAGATGGGAACCTAAAG GTGTGCCTTTTTGGGAATTCAGAAGTGTCCTTGAGAGATCACCTACGGTCAGGTGCCTCAGAGGAAGAGTTGGTTCAAATCATTGGAGCAGCAGtgggcagaaaaaagaaacagcatgctG agcCTGCATTGATGTCATTCCCACTATGCCAAGATGCCCTACAGTTTCCGGCAAATTCAAAACAGTGGGGCCACACATTTAGCCATTGGCTGACTTTGAGAACAAGTTTACCCAAACAAATGGGAAAAGCGTTTATGAAAAATAAGCTTACAGGACAACCTTTCCTACTAGGATCTCACCCAGAGCAACAGTGGCATATAATGACAGGAATTCTACAAACCCAGCTCAGAGGCTGCTGTGTCTTCCAGACGGACCCAAGCTCCACGTTTGACACAAAGTGCCTTGAGGCTTCTTCTGTTGGCCAAGTTTCTGTGGACTATCAGTCCAAAGAGGCAAGTCCAGGATCTGAATTCTGTACCAGGGATTTGGGATCTTGCACCAAGGTACCTCGTGCCTCTCACAGCTTGACTCACACTGATGAGGAAGGACGGGCCACAATGGTTGATGTTGGAGGGAAGCCAGATTCAAGAAGAAGTGCTGTTGCTGGTGCTGTGGTCTGCCTGGGGCAGAAGGCATTTGGGATGGTGAGGCAGAACCAGGTGAAGAAAGGGGATGTGCTGGCAGTAGCCCAGATTGCAGGAATTCAGGGAGCCAAACTGACCAGCCAGTTGATCCCATTGTGTCACAACATCCCCCTAAACCATGTTGAGGTGTCCTTGAGTCTGGATGAGTCCAGATATGCAGTGGTGATTCGAAGCTCCTGTCAGACCTGGGGGAGGACAGGTGTGGAGATGGAAGCTCTAAcagctgccagcctggctgcccTGACTGTGTATGACATGTGCAAAGCAGTTACTCATGAAATTGTGATCGAAGAGGTGAAGTTGCTTAGTAAGACaggtgggcagaggggagacTTCTCAAGGGTCTAG
- the MOCS1 gene encoding molybdenum cofactor biosynthesis protein 1 isoform X1, giving the protein MAAVWGRRGGPALLRGILRAASGRACSSGAPVRAPSAAAQVEQGHYVTASLQTKILKELQSSERGRFLLQHAVPFSAFLTDSFGRQHKYLRISLTEKCNLRCQYCMPEEGVQLTPKSELLTAQEIITLARLFVKEGVEKIRLTGGEPLIRPDVVDIVGQLYKLEGLKTIAVTTNGINLTRLLPRLKEAGLNAINISLDTLVPAKFEFIVRRKGFHKVMEGIHKATELGYRPVKVNCVVMRGFNEDELLGFVDFTKDLPLDVRFIEYMPFDGNKWNFKKMVSYKEMLDTIKQQWPELEKLTCETSSTAKSYKVPHFQGQISFITSMSEHFCGSCNRLRITADGNLKVCLFGNSEVSLRDHLRSGASEEELVQIIGAAVGRKKKQHAGMFNISQMKNRPMILIEPALMSFPLCQDALQFPANSKQWGHTFSHWLTLRTSLPKQMGKAFMKNKLTGQPFLLGSHPEQQWHIMTGILQTQLRGCCVFQTDPSSTFDTKCLEASSVGQVSVDYQSKEASPGSEFCTRDLGSCTKVPRASHSLTHTDEEGRATMVDVGGKPDSRRSAVAGAVVCLGQKAFGMVRQNQVKKGDVLAVAQIAGIQGAKLTSQLIPLCHNIPLNHVEVSLSLDESRYAVVIRSSCQTWGRTGVEMEALTAASLAALTVYDMCKAVTHEIVIEEVKLLSKTGGQRGDFSRV; this is encoded by the exons GTTGAACAAGGACACTATGTGACCGCTTCCCTGCAGACTAAGATATTAAAG GAACTGCAAAGCTCAGAAAGAGGACGCTTTCTACTGCAACATGCTGttcccttctctgcttttttgacGGACAGCTTTGGGCGTCAGCACAAATACTTGCGAATTTCTTTGACTGAGAAATGCAACCTCAGGT GTCAGTATTGTATGCCAGAGGAGGGTGTTCAGCTGACCCCTAAATCAGAGCTACTTACTGCTCAGGAGATAATCACCCTAGCCAGACTGTTTGTGAAAGAAGGTGTAGAGAAGATCCGACTGACAGGAGGAGAGCCACTTATCCGTCCTGATGTGGTTGATATTGTGG GTCAACTGTACAAGCTAGAAGGGCTTAAAACCATTGCTGTCACAACCAATGGGATCAACTTAACCAGACTGCTGCCCCGACTGAAGGAGGCAGGACTGAATGCCATTAACATTAGCCTGGATACTTTGGTCCCAGCTAAATTTGAGTTCATTGTCCGGAGGAAAG GCTTTCACAAGGTAATGGAAGGAATCCACAAAGCCACTGAACTTGGCTACCGTCCTGTTAAG GTAAACTGTGTGGTGATGCGAGGCTTCAATGAGGATGAACTGCTGGGCTTTGTGGATTTCACAAAGGATCTGCCCCTTGATGTGCGGTTCATAGAATACATGCCCTTTGATG GCAATAAATGGAACTTCAAGAAGATGGTGAGCTACAAAGAAATGCTTGATACAATTAAACAGCAATGGCCTGAACTGGAGAAATTGACCTGTGAAACTTCCAGCACAGCCAAG AGTTATAAGGTGCCACATTTCCAGGGACAAATTAGCTTTATCACCTCCATGTCAGAGCACTTCTGTGGATCCTGCAATCGTCTGAGGATAACAGCAGATGGGAACCTAAAG GTGTGCCTTTTTGGGAATTCAGAAGTGTCCTTGAGAGATCACCTACGGTCAGGTGCCTCAGAGGAAGAGTTGGTTCAAATCATTGGAGCAGCAGtgggcagaaaaaagaaacagcatgctG gcATGTTTAACATTTCCCAGATGAAAAACCGGCCAATGATCCTGATTG agcCTGCATTGATGTCATTCCCACTATGCCAAGATGCCCTACAGTTTCCGGCAAATTCAAAACAGTGGGGCCACACATTTAGCCATTGGCTGACTTTGAGAACAAGTTTACCCAAACAAATGGGAAAAGCGTTTATGAAAAATAAGCTTACAGGACAACCTTTCCTACTAGGATCTCACCCAGAGCAACAGTGGCATATAATGACAGGAATTCTACAAACCCAGCTCAGAGGCTGCTGTGTCTTCCAGACGGACCCAAGCTCCACGTTTGACACAAAGTGCCTTGAGGCTTCTTCTGTTGGCCAAGTTTCTGTGGACTATCAGTCCAAAGAGGCAAGTCCAGGATCTGAATTCTGTACCAGGGATTTGGGATCTTGCACCAAGGTACCTCGTGCCTCTCACAGCTTGACTCACACTGATGAGGAAGGACGGGCCACAATGGTTGATGTTGGAGGGAAGCCAGATTCAAGAAGAAGTGCTGTTGCTGGTGCTGTGGTCTGCCTGGGGCAGAAGGCATTTGGGATGGTGAGGCAGAACCAGGTGAAGAAAGGGGATGTGCTGGCAGTAGCCCAGATTGCAGGAATTCAGGGAGCCAAACTGACCAGCCAGTTGATCCCATTGTGTCACAACATCCCCCTAAACCATGTTGAGGTGTCCTTGAGTCTGGATGAGTCCAGATATGCAGTGGTGATTCGAAGCTCCTGTCAGACCTGGGGGAGGACAGGTGTGGAGATGGAAGCTCTAAcagctgccagcctggctgcccTGACTGTGTATGACATGTGCAAAGCAGTTACTCATGAAATTGTGATCGAAGAGGTGAAGTTGCTTAGTAAGACaggtgggcagaggggagacTTCTCAAGGGTCTAG
- the MOCS1 gene encoding molybdenum cofactor biosynthesis protein 1 isoform X5, with amino-acid sequence MKFTELQSSERGRFLLQHAVPFSAFLTDSFGRQHKYLRISLTEKCNLRCQYCMPEEGVQLTPKSELLTAQEIITLARLFVKEGVEKIRLTGGEPLIRPDVVDIVGQLYKLEGLKTIAVTTNGINLTRLLPRLKEAGLNAINISLDTLVPAKFEFIVRRKGFHKVMEGIHKATELGYRPVKVNCVVMRGFNEDELLGFVDFTKDLPLDVRFIEYMPFDGNKWNFKKMVSYKEMLDTIKQQWPELEKLTCETSSTAKSYKVPHFQGQISFITSMSEHFCGSCNRLRITADGNLKVCLFGNSEVSLRDHLRSGASEEELVQIIGAAVGRKKKQHAGMFNISQMKNRPMILIEPALMSFPLCQDALQFPANSKQWGHTFSHWLTLRTSLPKQMGKAFMKNKLTGQPFLLGSHPEQQWHIMTGILQTQLRGCCVFQTDPSSTFDTKCLEASSVGQVSVDYQSKEASPGSEFCTRDLGSCTKVPRASHSLTHTDEEGRATMVDVGGKPDSRRSAVAGAVVCLGQKAFGMVRQNQVKKGDVLAVAQIAGIQGAKLTSQLIPLCHNIPLNHVEVSLSLDESRYAVVIRSSCQTWGRTGVEMEALTAASLAALTVYDMCKAVTHEIVIEEVKLLSKTGGQRGDFSRV; translated from the exons ATGAAATTCACT GAACTGCAAAGCTCAGAAAGAGGACGCTTTCTACTGCAACATGCTGttcccttctctgcttttttgacGGACAGCTTTGGGCGTCAGCACAAATACTTGCGAATTTCTTTGACTGAGAAATGCAACCTCAGGT GTCAGTATTGTATGCCAGAGGAGGGTGTTCAGCTGACCCCTAAATCAGAGCTACTTACTGCTCAGGAGATAATCACCCTAGCCAGACTGTTTGTGAAAGAAGGTGTAGAGAAGATCCGACTGACAGGAGGAGAGCCACTTATCCGTCCTGATGTGGTTGATATTGTGG GTCAACTGTACAAGCTAGAAGGGCTTAAAACCATTGCTGTCACAACCAATGGGATCAACTTAACCAGACTGCTGCCCCGACTGAAGGAGGCAGGACTGAATGCCATTAACATTAGCCTGGATACTTTGGTCCCAGCTAAATTTGAGTTCATTGTCCGGAGGAAAG GCTTTCACAAGGTAATGGAAGGAATCCACAAAGCCACTGAACTTGGCTACCGTCCTGTTAAG GTAAACTGTGTGGTGATGCGAGGCTTCAATGAGGATGAACTGCTGGGCTTTGTGGATTTCACAAAGGATCTGCCCCTTGATGTGCGGTTCATAGAATACATGCCCTTTGATG GCAATAAATGGAACTTCAAGAAGATGGTGAGCTACAAAGAAATGCTTGATACAATTAAACAGCAATGGCCTGAACTGGAGAAATTGACCTGTGAAACTTCCAGCACAGCCAAG AGTTATAAGGTGCCACATTTCCAGGGACAAATTAGCTTTATCACCTCCATGTCAGAGCACTTCTGTGGATCCTGCAATCGTCTGAGGATAACAGCAGATGGGAACCTAAAG GTGTGCCTTTTTGGGAATTCAGAAGTGTCCTTGAGAGATCACCTACGGTCAGGTGCCTCAGAGGAAGAGTTGGTTCAAATCATTGGAGCAGCAGtgggcagaaaaaagaaacagcatgctG gcATGTTTAACATTTCCCAGATGAAAAACCGGCCAATGATCCTGATTG agcCTGCATTGATGTCATTCCCACTATGCCAAGATGCCCTACAGTTTCCGGCAAATTCAAAACAGTGGGGCCACACATTTAGCCATTGGCTGACTTTGAGAACAAGTTTACCCAAACAAATGGGAAAAGCGTTTATGAAAAATAAGCTTACAGGACAACCTTTCCTACTAGGATCTCACCCAGAGCAACAGTGGCATATAATGACAGGAATTCTACAAACCCAGCTCAGAGGCTGCTGTGTCTTCCAGACGGACCCAAGCTCCACGTTTGACACAAAGTGCCTTGAGGCTTCTTCTGTTGGCCAAGTTTCTGTGGACTATCAGTCCAAAGAGGCAAGTCCAGGATCTGAATTCTGTACCAGGGATTTGGGATCTTGCACCAAGGTACCTCGTGCCTCTCACAGCTTGACTCACACTGATGAGGAAGGACGGGCCACAATGGTTGATGTTGGAGGGAAGCCAGATTCAAGAAGAAGTGCTGTTGCTGGTGCTGTGGTCTGCCTGGGGCAGAAGGCATTTGGGATGGTGAGGCAGAACCAGGTGAAGAAAGGGGATGTGCTGGCAGTAGCCCAGATTGCAGGAATTCAGGGAGCCAAACTGACCAGCCAGTTGATCCCATTGTGTCACAACATCCCCCTAAACCATGTTGAGGTGTCCTTGAGTCTGGATGAGTCCAGATATGCAGTGGTGATTCGAAGCTCCTGTCAGACCTGGGGGAGGACAGGTGTGGAGATGGAAGCTCTAAcagctgccagcctggctgcccTGACTGTGTATGACATGTGCAAAGCAGTTACTCATGAAATTGTGATCGAAGAGGTGAAGTTGCTTAGTAAGACaggtgggcagaggggagacTTCTCAAGGGTCTAG
- the MOCS1 gene encoding molybdenum cofactor biosynthesis protein 1 isoform X4 translates to MHKPNRIAGAERASGCRSSDNSVELQSSERGRFLLQHAVPFSAFLTDSFGRQHKYLRISLTEKCNLRCQYCMPEEGVQLTPKSELLTAQEIITLARLFVKEGVEKIRLTGGEPLIRPDVVDIVGQLYKLEGLKTIAVTTNGINLTRLLPRLKEAGLNAINISLDTLVPAKFEFIVRRKGFHKVMEGIHKATELGYRPVKVNCVVMRGFNEDELLGFVDFTKDLPLDVRFIEYMPFDGNKWNFKKMVSYKEMLDTIKQQWPELEKLTCETSSTAKSYKVPHFQGQISFITSMSEHFCGSCNRLRITADGNLKVCLFGNSEVSLRDHLRSGASEEELVQIIGAAVGRKKKQHAGMFNISQMKNRPMILIEPALMSFPLCQDALQFPANSKQWGHTFSHWLTLRTSLPKQMGKAFMKNKLTGQPFLLGSHPEQQWHIMTGILQTQLRGCCVFQTDPSSTFDTKCLEASSVGQVSVDYQSKEASPGSEFCTRDLGSCTKVPRASHSLTHTDEEGRATMVDVGGKPDSRRSAVAGAVVCLGQKAFGMVRQNQVKKGDVLAVAQIAGIQGAKLTSQLIPLCHNIPLNHVEVSLSLDESRYAVVIRSSCQTWGRTGVEMEALTAASLAALTVYDMCKAVTHEIVIEEVKLLSKTGGQRGDFSRV, encoded by the exons ATGCACAAACCCAACAGGATTGCAGGAGCTGAAAGAGCCAGTGGGTGCAGGAGCAGCGATAACAGTGTC GAACTGCAAAGCTCAGAAAGAGGACGCTTTCTACTGCAACATGCTGttcccttctctgcttttttgacGGACAGCTTTGGGCGTCAGCACAAATACTTGCGAATTTCTTTGACTGAGAAATGCAACCTCAGGT GTCAGTATTGTATGCCAGAGGAGGGTGTTCAGCTGACCCCTAAATCAGAGCTACTTACTGCTCAGGAGATAATCACCCTAGCCAGACTGTTTGTGAAAGAAGGTGTAGAGAAGATCCGACTGACAGGAGGAGAGCCACTTATCCGTCCTGATGTGGTTGATATTGTGG GTCAACTGTACAAGCTAGAAGGGCTTAAAACCATTGCTGTCACAACCAATGGGATCAACTTAACCAGACTGCTGCCCCGACTGAAGGAGGCAGGACTGAATGCCATTAACATTAGCCTGGATACTTTGGTCCCAGCTAAATTTGAGTTCATTGTCCGGAGGAAAG GCTTTCACAAGGTAATGGAAGGAATCCACAAAGCCACTGAACTTGGCTACCGTCCTGTTAAG GTAAACTGTGTGGTGATGCGAGGCTTCAATGAGGATGAACTGCTGGGCTTTGTGGATTTCACAAAGGATCTGCCCCTTGATGTGCGGTTCATAGAATACATGCCCTTTGATG GCAATAAATGGAACTTCAAGAAGATGGTGAGCTACAAAGAAATGCTTGATACAATTAAACAGCAATGGCCTGAACTGGAGAAATTGACCTGTGAAACTTCCAGCACAGCCAAG AGTTATAAGGTGCCACATTTCCAGGGACAAATTAGCTTTATCACCTCCATGTCAGAGCACTTCTGTGGATCCTGCAATCGTCTGAGGATAACAGCAGATGGGAACCTAAAG GTGTGCCTTTTTGGGAATTCAGAAGTGTCCTTGAGAGATCACCTACGGTCAGGTGCCTCAGAGGAAGAGTTGGTTCAAATCATTGGAGCAGCAGtgggcagaaaaaagaaacagcatgctG gcATGTTTAACATTTCCCAGATGAAAAACCGGCCAATGATCCTGATTG agcCTGCATTGATGTCATTCCCACTATGCCAAGATGCCCTACAGTTTCCGGCAAATTCAAAACAGTGGGGCCACACATTTAGCCATTGGCTGACTTTGAGAACAAGTTTACCCAAACAAATGGGAAAAGCGTTTATGAAAAATAAGCTTACAGGACAACCTTTCCTACTAGGATCTCACCCAGAGCAACAGTGGCATATAATGACAGGAATTCTACAAACCCAGCTCAGAGGCTGCTGTGTCTTCCAGACGGACCCAAGCTCCACGTTTGACACAAAGTGCCTTGAGGCTTCTTCTGTTGGCCAAGTTTCTGTGGACTATCAGTCCAAAGAGGCAAGTCCAGGATCTGAATTCTGTACCAGGGATTTGGGATCTTGCACCAAGGTACCTCGTGCCTCTCACAGCTTGACTCACACTGATGAGGAAGGACGGGCCACAATGGTTGATGTTGGAGGGAAGCCAGATTCAAGAAGAAGTGCTGTTGCTGGTGCTGTGGTCTGCCTGGGGCAGAAGGCATTTGGGATGGTGAGGCAGAACCAGGTGAAGAAAGGGGATGTGCTGGCAGTAGCCCAGATTGCAGGAATTCAGGGAGCCAAACTGACCAGCCAGTTGATCCCATTGTGTCACAACATCCCCCTAAACCATGTTGAGGTGTCCTTGAGTCTGGATGAGTCCAGATATGCAGTGGTGATTCGAAGCTCCTGTCAGACCTGGGGGAGGACAGGTGTGGAGATGGAAGCTCTAAcagctgccagcctggctgcccTGACTGTGTATGACATGTGCAAAGCAGTTACTCATGAAATTGTGATCGAAGAGGTGAAGTTGCTTAGTAAGACaggtgggcagaggggagacTTCTCAAGGGTCTAG